The following coding sequences are from one Gossypium raimondii isolate GPD5lz chromosome 4, ASM2569854v1, whole genome shotgun sequence window:
- the LOC105767218 gene encoding protein MAINTENANCE OF MERISTEMS-like, whose product MSYLELAGFGSVALIRSSDLRFDLLSALVERWCPETHTFHFPCGECTVTLEDVALQLGLPIDGSPVTGVSSFTDPAALCYQLLGDSPGEGESYFSGIKFTWLKAKIGQLSATATEGELMCAARANIMHIVGGVLMPDANGDNVHLMYLPLLADLSTVSSYSWGSAVLMHIFPRSLTSPIDGLRPLHP is encoded by the coding sequence ATGTCGTACTTGGAGCTAGCCGGATTTGGGTCAGTAGCATTGATCCGGTCCTCCGACTTGcgctttgatttattatctgcGCTAGTAGAGCGGTGGTGCccggagacccacacttttcattttccgtGTGGGGAGTGCACGGTGACCTTGGAGGACGTTGCATTGCAGCTTGGGCTCCCAATTGACGGGAGTCCCGTAACGGGAGTATCTTCATTTACCGATCCGGCTGCACTTTGTTATCAGCTCCTAGGAGACTCGCCAGGGGAAGGTGAGTCATATTTTTCTGGcataaaatttacatggctgaAAGCCAAAATTGGACAATTATCAGCGACTGCCACTGAAGGTGAGTTGATGTGCGCTGCTCGAGCGAACATCATGCATATCGTAGGGGGAGTACTCATGCCTGATGCAAACGGCGACAATGTGCATTTGATGTACTTGCCCCTGTTAGCTGATTTGTCCACTGTTAGCTCGTATAGTTGGGGCTCCGCTGTTTTGATGCATATATTTCCACGTTCATTGACCTCGCCAATCGACGGTTTGCGACCATTGCATCCCTAA